In one Culex quinquefasciatus strain JHB chromosome 2, VPISU_Cqui_1.0_pri_paternal, whole genome shotgun sequence genomic region, the following are encoded:
- the LOC119768095 gene encoding cytoplasmic dynein 2 light intermediate chain 1-like — MHFLKHELGIGWHHTRVLAEIEVAMLAPLPWRPSSINSAFYLGQVVAELHSHLRNITANLFEVGYLWLLDQENLTWGKMSELNSIELDSSETIQDIALKLVTEQLKNDSHLKVGPSERTIFVLGSKGAGKSTLINRFLDRDDVPRPTLALEYSFGRRTASGQGAQKNICNVWELGSLVNSNQLIEVPLRSHGLATFSAVIVLDLSLPDRLWTDLECVLNGLKQALEKNCSSKEIAEMQEAMRQKVGSDHVDLNTLEVLPFPVIIVGGKYDQFQNLDSEIKKHVCRCLRSIAHAIGAALIFYTSKNTALTKMTRDAMNYLGFGSPSNPFKTTAADHNGPIVIPFGADSWEKIGVTPSNSERIGLNYSSQIPQVGTEKVAIPDDPAKDGGFRERVIDELRALKDEELMRLLKDTEMRMKFEAVQ; from the exons ATGCATTTTCTGAAGCATGAATTAGGGATTGGGTGGCATCACACGCGAGTCCTGGCCGAAATCGAGGTTGCCATGCTCGCGCCGTTACCATGGCGCCCCTCGTCCATAAACAGTGCATTTTATTTGGGGCAAGTTGTGGCCGAGCTGCACAGCCACCTGCGAAATATTACAGCGAATTTATTTGAAGTTGGTTATCTGTGGCTACTAGACCAGGAGAATTTAACCTGGGGAAAGATGAGTGAGTTAAACTCGATAGAGTTGGACTCCAGCGAAACGATTCAGGACATTGCGTTGAAGTTGGTGACGGAGCAGTTGAAGAACGACTCGCACCTTAAGGTTGGACCTTCGGAAAGGACAATATTTGTACTGGGGAGCAAGGGCGCC GGAAAATCAACGCTCATAAATCGATTCCTAGACCGGGACGATGTTCCGCGGCCAACTCTCGCATTAGAATACTCCTTCGGTCGTCGCACGGCTTCCGGTCAGGGTGCTCAGAAAAACATCTGCAACGTGTGGGAGCTGGGCAGTCTCGTGAACTCAAACCAACTAATCGAGGTTCCCCTTCGGTCACATGGTCTGGCGACCTTCTCTGCCGTCATCGTGCTCGATCTATCGCTTCCCGATCGTCTGTGGACCGACCTGGAGTGCGTGCTGAACGGATTGAAGCAGGCCTTGGAGAAGAACTGCTCGTCGAAGGAGATCGCCGAAATGCAAGAAGCGATGCGTCAAAAAGTTGGCTCTGACCACGTGGATTTGAACACGCTCGAGGTGCTTCCGTTCCCGGTGATCATCGTTGGCGGCAAATACGACCAGTTCCAGAACCTGGACTCCGAAATTAAGAAGCACGTCTGCAGGTGTCTACGCTCGATCGCCCACGCCATCGGAGCCGCCCTCATCTTTTACACCTCGAAGAACACCGCCCTAACCAAGATGACCCGCGACGCCATGAACTACTTGGGCTTCGGCAGTCCCTCGAACCCGTTCAAAACTACCGCCGCGGACCACAACGGACCCATCGTGATTCCGTTCGGGGCGGATTCGTGGGAGAAGATCGGCGTAACTCCGAGCAACTCGGAACGGATTGGGCTCAATTATAGTTCGCAGATTCCGCAGGTTGGAACGGAGAAGGTGGCCATTCCGGACGATCCGGCCAAGGATGGTGGCTTCCGGGAGCGGGTGATCGACGAATTGAGGGCGCTCAAGGATGAGGAGTTGATGCGACTGCTGAAGGATACCGAGATGAGGATGAAGTTTGAAGCGGTTCAGTAG
- the LOC6036642 gene encoding U6 snRNA-associated Sm-like protein LSm7 — MADNKKSGPGGGPGGDRGGDRGGGSGGGGGDNKEKRRKESILDLSKYLEKTIRVKFAGGREAAGVLKGYDPLLNLVLDNTVEFLRDPDDYKLAEESRHLGLVVCRGTSVVLICPQEGMESIQNPFITQEG, encoded by the exons ATGGCCGATAACAAAAAG TCCGGTCCCGGTGGGGGCCCCGGCGGAGACCGCGGTGGTGATCGGGGAGGTGGTTCCGGGGGCGGCGGTGGCGACAACAAGGAAAAACGCCGCAAGGAATCCATCCTGGACCTGAGCAAGTACCTGGAAAAAACGATCCGGGTCAAGTTTGCCGGCGGGCGGGAAGCCGCGGGTGTCCTCAAGGGGTACGATCCGCTGCTCAACCTGGTGCTGGACAACACGGTCGAGTTCCTGCGTGACCCGGACGATTACAAGCTGGCGGAGGAATCGCGACATCTCGGGCTCGTCGTGTGCCGGGGGACATCCGTGGTGTTGATCTGTCCGCAGGAGGGCATGGAATCGATACAGAATCCGTTCATCACACAGGAAGGTTAG